The DNA segment GTGCCGGTCAGATCGCTCGGCGCGGCCAATTCCTGTACATCAATGGTCTGGGCGCTTGAGTTCGCCGTAAGTTCACCCGTCGGGGTAACAAGATAAACAGCGATTTTGTGGAGACCGTCCTCCAGCGTGACGCTTTTCGAGTACTGTTTCTGCGTGGTGTAATAGGTCATGGTATCCAGAACGACGCCGTTCGCATCGTTTTGCAGGTCGATGATCTTAAACTTGCTGTTTGCAGGCGCAGTGGCCGTATAGGTCCAGGCCACCTTGACAAGGTTTTTGCCGGAAACCGACAGGGTCGGCTGCGGCGGCGCGTCATAGGCTGCTTCAGCGACGGTCAGCGTATCGATCCGGGCCAGGGGACCCTCCTGTTTCAATGGCAACGACGGCGGCAGCAGCGCCGTCAGGACAAAGCAGAACAGGGTGATGGCGGCGATGGAAAGGGGTTTGCGGTAGACCACGAATTCACCTGCTTTCTCAATTCATGTTTAACAGGCGGTCACGATAGTCCTGCTTCATCGTGTGTTGGAGAAAGTCAACAGAGCGGACGAGCATGGCCGCCGCTTCGGCGCGGGTGAGCGTCTCACCGGGGCGGAAATAGCCGTAGGCGTCGCCGCTGATGATGCCCAGCTCTTGGGCCACATAGATGGAATCTCTCGCCCAGGGGCTGATGTCGGCGTCATCGTAAAAGGGCAGCGGCGAAGCGCCGGAGGGGGCCATCGTCGCCAAGCCAAGGCCGCGGACGATGGCCGTCGCCGCCTGTTCCCGCGTCAACAGGCCGTAGGGGTCGAACCGGGTGGAACTGACGCCCGTCAGGATGCCTTTTTCCTCGGCCAGCTTCACCTCGTCATAGCCGGAGACGGTCGGCCCCAGGTCGGCAAAGGGGGACGGTTGGGGCGTTGTCTTCGTTTTGTTGCGCGGCGTCCCTGTGGCGCCGTTATAGCCGCTGGCGCTCGCTTTCGTCGCCGGTTTTTTGGCGGTGACTTTTTCGCCCGGCGGCGGCAGGTTCGGATAGCCGGCCGTATAGGCGATCATGCCTTGCGGACCCTCCGGTGAGATGACGCCCAGGGTCTGGACAAAGGCTCTCGCGAAATCCAGCCGTGTGATCGGTTGGGAGGGCCCGAAGTAGCCCTGCTGCATCCCCCAGGCTTTTACACCGGCAAGTCGTTGGATGTCCCCCTCGGCCCAGTGGTTGCGGATGTCTTCGTAATTGGGCACAAACAGCCGGTGCACCTTCGGGGTCGTCTGCCAGGACCACTCCTTCTCGCCACGGTCACGGCTGCTGTTGTTCCACTGGTAGGGCAGGTCATACTTGGCGATGACGGCGGAACTCCCCTGTTCGTGGATGAGGTAGCCGCCGTTGAAGCTGATGTTGACGGGGTCGTTGGATTGGTAGGACATCTCCCGGTCTGTGGACAGGTTGATCGTATAGTCGACTTGCCCATCCCAGGATTTCGTCAGATCCGGTCCGGAAGCCGCCGCCGTGGTGGTGGTGCTCCCGGGGGTGTATTGAAGGATCTGGGTCGTGCGCTGTGTCTCCGAACGGCCCCAGTTGTGGTCATAGCCAACGGTGTTGGCCGAGACGTCCACGGTGAGGCGGCCGGCGGTCTTGTTGACGCTGTAGATCTTCCGGCCTTCCCAGTTGCCGCTGTAGTAGTCGACGACGGGGTGTTTGTCCATGATCGTCGATTTGTTCAGCCGGTAGTCTTCCAGCTTGTACTTGACGCCATCGATCTGGATGTTTTCGCTGAACTTATCCACCTGAGAGGTGCGCACCACCTGGTTCTGGTCCTCCCGGTTAGCGCTCATCTCGACAAATGTGGTGGAGCGGCTCAGTTTGTTTTTGCCCGTATCGTCGGCCAGGGTGTAGGTGATCTTCGTCGTCGTCGTGTCGCCCGTTCCCGGGCTGACGGTGACTTTGAAGGTGCCCTTCATCAGGACCGGTTCGCCCGTCACGAAGACGTATTCCGAGTAGTCATACTCGTTGGATACGCCGCCCTCGACGGTCAGGTTGCTCGACTCCGCTCTTGCCGTCGATGGGTTGACCAGGATCGAGGCGGTAAATCCCAGGAGGAGCACTGCGCTTCCGATGCCGCGGAGTAATTTGCCCATTGGCGGAAGTCGCCTCCCTTATTGTTTGAATATGAAGCGAGCTTCCCCGCTTTGGGAATCACGGATAAAGAGGCATGTGTCGTTGACGCGGAGGTTACTGTTATTGATCAGGTCACGCTTGTCGATGACGACGGCGCTGCTCAAGCTGACCGTGGGGGTTGTGCTGTTGGGCAGCCAACGGCCGCTGGCGTCAGACCAGTCGCGGACCTGCTCCAGGACGGCGGTTTTGTCAGTGCTGTTGATGCTCTTGATGCGCGCCAAGGTCGTCCGATCCTGAGGCGGCTGCTCGGTGCTCGGCCCGTCCGCTTGCAGGGCGATGGCCAAGACACTGCCGTTTTGAACGAAGGCGTACAGATAGGTGTCATCAAACTGGCCGGAAGGCCCTTGATCCAGGAAGTCGCTGATCGGGAGTCGCGACGGTGTGACGCCGCGGAAGTCATAGACGACGGTGTTGTAGGTCGGTTTGATCGAGTTGACCCCATCGGTTCCGGAGAAGCGGCTCCAACTGTTGTCTTTGTAACGGCTGTAGAGGTGGAGCACGATTTTCCCGTCTTTGTCCATGGAACGGATGGAGCCCTGCACCAGACCGTCCTCCACGTTGTTGGTCTGAATCTGATCTTTATCGACAGTGATCAAGGCGGCTCGATAGCCGCTGCGCGTCGCGTCGGCAAAGGCTAAGATGGGATCGCCGTTTTGCAGTTGCTTCGGATCGACGAGACGGCCATTGCGCAGGATGATCGTCGAGTTGTCGACAGAGAGGTAGTTGCCATCGACATTGAGGCGCAGGCTGCCTCCCGGCACGTCGAGTTTGCTCACGCGGTCGTTGAAGGTTTCCATCGTTCCGTTCAAGACGGCCAGCCGGGTGATCGTCTTTCCGTCAAAGCCGTCGCTGGCGCTGAAGATGACTTTCTGTCCTTTGCCGTAGCGCAGGAAGGATTCTTTGGAGATCGGCTGTCCGTTGATGCTGACGGCGCCTGTCTGGCCGATGCGGCTTTGAACCTGGCCGGCCTCGGCCACCCAGGTTCCGCCGGCAAACTTGCTCACTTCGCGCAGGGTCACCAGCTTGGTGATCGGATTGATGTTCGTGATCGTCCCTTGGTAGACGGCCTCG comes from the Heliomicrobium gestii genome and includes:
- a CDS encoding S-layer homology domain-containing protein, translated to MGKLLRGIGSAVLLLGFTASILVNPSTARAESSNLTVEGGVSNEYDYSEYVFVTGEPVLMKGTFKVTVSPGTGDTTTTKITYTLADDTGKNKLSRSTTFVEMSANREDQNQVVRTSQVDKFSENIQIDGVKYKLEDYRLNKSTIMDKHPVVDYYSGNWEGRKIYSVNKTAGRLTVDVSANTVGYDHNWGRSETQRTTQILQYTPGSTTTTAAASGPDLTKSWDGQVDYTINLSTDREMSYQSNDPVNISFNGGYLIHEQGSSAVIAKYDLPYQWNNSSRDRGEKEWSWQTTPKVHRLFVPNYEDIRNHWAEGDIQRLAGVKAWGMQQGYFGPSQPITRLDFARAFVQTLGVISPEGPQGMIAYTAGYPNLPPPGEKVTAKKPATKASASGYNGATGTPRNKTKTTPQPSPFADLGPTVSGYDEVKLAEEKGILTGVSSTRFDPYGLLTREQAATAIVRGLGLATMAPSGASPLPFYDDADISPWARDSIYVAQELGIISGDAYGYFRPGETLTRAEAAAMLVRSVDFLQHTMKQDYRDRLLNMN